A stretch of Lactuca sativa cultivar Salinas chromosome 6, Lsat_Salinas_v11, whole genome shotgun sequence DNA encodes these proteins:
- the LOC111894067 gene encoding protein PTST homolog 3, chloroplastic, translated as MISPMATQLHLHLPLPHSHFFLPSYKHFLTAAPEPRLCQFGVRHRRCLLVTDCASSPNETRVAGRKPARTNADLCNDLREFMSEAGLPDGHVPSLKELSHHGRQDLANLVRRRGYKLIKELLAASQEVKVNDSNVDETLTDNQENTNTEEDESTDLDENGTKLAEAVLLSNEETSTKSSLQEKVMKFIQSGELETIEDSANLANGSVLSSQLVNSTSQLRNISSNDQLQSAEDVEMRTKEDEAEINRIKVILHHKELELSQLKEQIEKNKEALCELQAKAETEINKAQKLVLDKDAELLAAEESLSGLKQVQVDYWGEGESVEVAGSFNGWNHGVKLDPQPSSNITDPIEFRNTRLWRSMLWLYPGIYEIKFIVDGKWMIDPMKEVVARGSIHNNVLRVDR; from the exons ATGATTTCTCCCATGGCGACGCAACTGCACCTGCACCTCCCCCTCCCCCACTCTCACTTCTTCCTCCCTTCTTACAAACACTTCTTGACCGCCGCTCCAGAACCTCGCCTTTGTCAATTCGGCGTCCGTCACCGCCGCTGCCTCCTCGTCACAGATTGTGCTTCGTCACCAAATGAAACAAG AGTTGCCGGCAGGAAACCGGCGAGGACCAATGCAGATCTCTGCAACGATTTACGGGAATTTATGTCCGAGGCTGGGCTTCCTGACGGACATGTTCCTTCTTTGAAGGAGCTTTCGCACCATGGCAG GCAAGACCTTGCTAACCTTGTGAGAAGAAGAGGATATAAACTTATTAAAGAGCTTCTTGCAGCCTCACAAGAGGTCAAAGTCAACGATTCTAATGTAGATGAGACCTTGACTGATAATCAGGAAAATACCAATACTGAAGAAGATGAATCAAcag atttggatgagaatggaacAAAGTTGGCTGAAGCTGTGTTGTTGTCGAATGAAGAGACTTCCACTAAATCATCATTACAGGAAAAGGTGATGAAATTTATTCAGAGTGGAGAACTTGAAACAATTGAAG ATTCTGCCAATTTAGCAAACGGGAGTGTTTTGTCATCCCAGCTTGTAAATTCAACATCTCAGTTGAG AAATATTTCTTCCAATGATCAACTACAAAGTGCTGAGGATGTTGAG ATGAGAACAAAGGAGGATGAAGCTGAAATCAATCGCATCAAAGTTATACTG CATCACAAGGAGTTGGAATTATCTCAGTTGAAGGAACAGATTGAGAAGAACAAG GAAGCGTTGTGTGAATTACAAGCTAAAGCTGAAACAGAGATAAATAAAGCACAGAAGCTTGTGTTGGATAAAGATGCAGAGCTACTTGCAGCTGAAGAAAGCCTTTCTGGATTAAAACAG GTTCAAGTTGACTACTGGGGAGAAGGTGAGAGTGTAGAGGTGGCTGGTAGCTTCAATGGCTGGAATCATGGTGTCAAATTAGATCCACAACCTTCTTCAAACATCACAGACCCTATCGAATTCAG AAACACTAGGCTTTGGAGGTCCATGTTGTGGCTGTACCCTGGGATCTATGAG ATAAAATTTATAGTTGATGGAAAATGGATGATTGATCCAATGAAAGAAGTGGTTGCAAGGGGATCCATACATAACAATGTTCTTCGAGTCGATAGATAG
- the LOC111894068 gene encoding uncharacterized protein LOC111894068 — protein MAMLSSASASFHRLTSSSPSIPTPFLPSSASLLPKSTTTRYKNRVYFSTFAIRKPIQLDILQEEETEMAEEESVSESVLYSISPLPLLVIGALPGAGTIRSLFGPFVDLVKSLDLPGWLVHWGHPGNMAVVLFAMGGYGTYLGFRIRFSDNVDEKAMAKDLHPKLLAGMFFFFALGATGGVTSLLTSDRPILESPHAVTGLIGLTLLALQTTLPTLFEGNPGLRNVHGILGSGIMTLFLVHAALGLQLGLSY, from the exons ATGGCGATGTTGAGTAGTGCTTCTGCTTCATTTCACAGACTCACCTCCTCATCTCCTTCTATTCCTACTCCATTCTTACCTTCTTCCGCTTCACTGTTACCCAAATCTACGACCACAAGGTACAAAAATAGGGTTTATTTTTCCACTTTTGCAATCAGGAAACCAATTCAACTCGAcattcttcaagaagaagaaacGGAAATGGCGGAGGAGGAGAGTGTTAGTGAAAGCGTCTTATACTCGATCTCCCCCCTCCCTCTTCTCGTAATCGGTGCTCTTCCTGGAG CTGGAACTATTAGATCGCTGTTTGGACCTTTCGTTGACCTCGTGAAATCATTGGATCTCCCCGGTTGGCTTGTTCATTGGGGCCACCCTGGCAATATG GCAGTTGTGCTGTTTGCCATGGGTGGGTATGGAACTTACTTAGGTTTTCGCATTCGCTTCTCTGATAATGTG GATGAGAAAGCAATGGCTAAAGACTTGCATCCAAAACTCCTTGCGGGAATGTTCTTCTTCTTTGCCCTTGGAGCCACCGGTGGAGTAACCTCTCTACTTACTTCCGATAGGCCTATCCTTGAAAG TCCTCATGCTGTAACGGGATTGATCGGTTTAACACTTTTAGCACTACAAACAACATTGCCAACATTATTCGAG GGAAATCCGGGGCTAAGAAATGTTCATGGGATTTTGGGTAGCGGGATTATGACATTGTTTCTTGTACATGCGGCTCTTGGTCTTCAACTTGGTTTGAGCTATTAA